A single window of Loxodonta africana isolate mLoxAfr1 chromosome 10, mLoxAfr1.hap2, whole genome shotgun sequence DNA harbors:
- the LOC135232544 gene encoding ribonuclease K6-like: protein MALNLLGHFPHLLLLLGLWGPMHPLFAVPPNLTRAQWFQIQHLRPSPLPCNQAMGGVNSYTNHCKGLNTFLHDSFHNVAAVCNLANITCRNRSTNCHRSPNRVNMTVCSLTAGRYPNCNYNRAAAYKFFIVACNTPQVGDPPYPFVPVHLDGVI, encoded by the coding sequence ATGGCGCTAAATCTTCTGGGACACTTTCCTCACCTCCTATTGCTGCTGGGATTATGGGGGCCAATGCATCCGCTTTTTGCTGTGCCTCCGAATTTGACCAGGGCTCAATGGTTTCAAATCCAGCATTTACGGCCAAGTCCTCTACCATGCAATCAGGCAATGGGAGGTGTCAACAGTTATACCAACCATTGTAAGGGTCTAAATACCTTTCTGCATGATTCCTTCCACAATGTGGCTGCTGTCTGTAACTTGGCAAACATCACCTGCAGGAATAGATCCACCAACTGCCACCGGAGCCCAAACCGTGTTAACATGACCGTGTGCAGCCTCACTGCAGGAAGGTATCCTAATTGCAACTACAACAGGGCTGCAGCGTACAAGTTTTTCATTGTTGCCTGTAATACCCCTCAGGTGGGAGACCCTCCCTATCCCTTCGTTCCTGTGCACTTAGATGGGGTCATTTAA